A region of Drosophila suzukii chromosome 2L, CBGP_Dsuzu_IsoJpt1.0, whole genome shotgun sequence DNA encodes the following proteins:
- the Cpr35B gene encoding probable zinc transporter protein DDB_G0282067 — protein MAQKFLVVFALLAITAIRAAPFHGHEHHGHEHHGHHEGATSHASVHLTSHGGHHEEHHGHEGHHEHHGHDDHHDSHAEYDFTYGVKDHKTGDVKTQSESRHGHKVTGHYELIDADGHKRTVHYTADKHNGFQAEVHREKLFDHHHVEHHGHGHSGYEGGHVEFEEHSSHSGHDSGHGHEGHGYGHGHGHGHGHGSSSHSYSLKQDHGHGHSHGQEHGSEHGHGHY, from the exons ATGGCTCAAAAG TTTCTCGTTGTTTTCGCCCTGTTGGCCATTACGGCTATACGGGCAGCTCCTTTCCATGGACACGAACATCATGGCCACGAACACCATGGCCATCATGAAGGAGCCACCAGTCATGCCTCCGTGCATCTGACATCCCACGGTGGTCATCACGAGGAACACCACGGTCACGAAGGTCATCATGAGCACCACGGTCACGATGATCACCATGACTCGCATGCTGAATATGACTTCACCTACGGGGTCAAGGATCACAAGACCGGGGATGTGAAGACACAGAGCGAGTCACGACATGGCCACAAGGTTACCGGACACTATGAGTTGATCGATGCCGATGGTCACAAGCGAACTGTCCACTATACGGCGGATAAGCACAATGGATTCCAGGCTGAGGTCCACCGCGAAAAGCTCTTCGATCACCACCATGTTGAGCACCACGGACATGGACACAGCGGCTACGAGGGCGGACACGTCGAGTTCGAGGAGCACTCCTCTCACTCCGGCCACGACTCCGGCCATGGACACGAAGGACATGGCTATGGTCATGGTCATGGTCATGGACACGGTCACGGTAGCAGCTCCCACAGCTACTCCCTGAAACAGGACCATGGCCATGGACATAGCCATGGTCAGGAACACGGCTCCGAGCACGGACACGGTCACTACTAA